From a single Cyprinus carpio isolate SPL01 chromosome A3, ASM1834038v1, whole genome shotgun sequence genomic region:
- the tcf20 gene encoding transcription factor 20 encodes MQNFPNSPVPLHLGFSRGGSGVGSPYQPHPSDLQISPRNSEDYAAMQQAQPTLQSHGLHLRSQQHLLHTPPVHGYGSRRTTGEMTQGNSHSGGGGNSYRKDSVDYYFSVSGRERSRRGGVSYGTGFRYTNMDGHAPHQYQHLSGSGSSSGMISTYSMDYGSSSASAVGGSNSSGAGSFSPSQQYSLSHTASVQSGAQMHQRQHGQKYPSHQGLHQGQHHRTLHYPLSGNRIPPQFGHYAPLNATSGSTGIYNSPPQRYDMSSSSSTDTKMNNSPTQSNPNTHTSSSVSNSCENMGQNYSSVAHPPCSPQSQSLNKHPPHSHCTSQHITGAGYDPSLKMQHQGHLHTKLPHSSVSSSPALPSHPSQDLAKSPMHSQSQQAHIHQNFSPISNPSPAPSAVQSPSCSSSSSPLMGSSEGNSATNYLQPSSYPSVPNAHSSQSHGRLLQAVPQLSPTPNSNSSISSCGSGVGTKTAVLNHSAGIGHAAMGQNRMGLGLQRGPGEDGSLYPHDKLLQDPGLNSLNALTSQVENLHNTVQHMLLTDTVLPLKKSRDSAHHFQMQQGSQSLPGNQNKSGNSSTSGQSSVNEESSEMLETKGHQQVENKRIRQASGTSNESEPQSYPSSQSQMPSEPSKQELDLQVNTGVISTASKQPSTRDSQSKTPETLTPSSSSPPSVHPSAEPSPKQPVHPPAPLSPIHSAHPNCVGEKDLCNDDDSGMKGRQIKMIKDEECEVENAGSSCDRETSENRRSVPPTKDAAETDAQHFENLSKNVNVSEQQNFGGVGVIVSARSEVNTETSKHTGARSPHYGVSQYSNKRSNPEDQRDVNVLRETRNHNGEGEMCMETYASQYISPKQEFGQSPQPSIQSHPASFKYSNPEVHYNAAKSKGKLGLASSMGTNRCQNYHQLQASYGSIDRKEIGVFAMEGGRAIVSRSQDSSSQFQQSFPSLLQEVLQGHHLDRRYGRPDQTSSVHQQPQDTYQHRYQTRLPYSMIEMGPQTLISGLNVKLNQMASGKPPNSSQNQGLDNDIVLGPPHPSWDSEAHKPNVTRGISLEKGKTSLSPSQSSHMQQSLDLTTGAPSKHINLADYSLQNRKPSRYGTSPSAVEQLLLQEAEPLACGVGPISHNQSQTSSSSGRRSVICDVSPSRRTTPERERGHSGPSGPSVIQQPFSASGSNEQDCCKEETKAKKAQNKEDSIKTETAGQNTDGYCSTPPSKESNKPLHPPVDVASDIEKINSAKGNREPTSNLPYLLQMSSNPLSSPPRHQSFSQAVDGFRVYGFSDTMDGPKMISHPTPHKPFHTVSAYSKTTQSTNKLQMFPQSLPPHERPDWTADRQRLRGMDRHVPQRRSEEKCKSQSSSDILLSQHHISRQHSYPGSHFDMKMWDTYPEREGVVQPTVVPCEQVGSQPVTNAGPKLGEEDISDKSVENTAKSFHSLAPVDAVSPAGHTGKTTQGNQQGQKVTKTGTLAETNPLIMRRRVRSFISPIPAKRQHQDVPGQRPGSAYHSPLSQSHSELRLATNNCSGSTDTQPKLPSPKTQHSIPSANSPLQSKAKFLSPRKGHGLKLEAIVRKITPGVKKNDFNNSQVGSDFSEVSHYASDIPDPEGGTSFSSVPQGEEACLSYLDDSHTLDDLMPYRAVEDAFSCDSQTLKPGTTASSTSALRSLPKDFDFGLGAAGSSGSLGENVKDDFTLLGPLPPAPPLPCPVQGSPPPSSSALSDIQQFTNTYQQLETRRGEQSAANLLRQKLQETGIGFDDYPGGEYYGTTTGHGQSPGHHLLSRASQHQMTSLRLTSSEPKTSESTVPKGYFPSGKKKGRPVGSVNKQKRAQAQIQNPATSIPAASLPSPTAEPQSVPIPDTASEVPQVSTPPDQKPCPSLVPPAQIKVVKVDIESEETQPESDVKPARHRQKKGKEGNETPGNQRRRRRGMASNENLDTQASSRENMSLCGIFSDARNNVFAPYVHVEKKIAEIGAVCTIINAEDEKSKGGGKTGHLGVDGPLNTSLSSQIVRKENENERTKENWVSEPVDSALQSGKTLPTSGYVLPGPVISETGHIGRLLCCLCQKWANYKHLGDLYGPFYPAEYAAKLPKNQPQVRQTLSYHGAATTGFSMTSIPIETTPQDTRLQDPQNVKSSTDSDCTVSHATNSTSPATTIGTVSPSMGEEMPFQNVKTSSSTSKVTAHTWDPAGELTSGLGTSKAQELDGEIVLKQLHVENTQQRPQHRKLTSHPRFKRRHKSSEDLPRTVPINSKASLPFQPPPPSLDSLHPMAQLTQLPLVPLDPEELWVHEGCIVWTSGVYLVNGRLYGLQEALDGARDTSCSHCEMVGSTLGCYSKGCTLRYHYLCAIEADCSLNEDNFSLRCPKHKSNRIAKPGAAYLEQSERG; translated from the exons ATGCAGAATTTTCCCAACAGTCCAGTTCCTCTTCATCTGGGGTTTAGCCGGGGAGGAAGTGGCGTTGGTTCCCCATATCAACCCCACCCTTCAGACCTTCAGATATCTCCCAGAAACTCAGAGGACTATGCGGCCATGCAGCAAGCTCAACCTACCCTGCAGAGCCATGGGCTGCACCTGCGGAGCCAACAGCATCTTCTACACACTCCTCCTGTACATGGCTATGGATCCAGAAGAACAACTGGAGAGATGACACAGGGAAACTCTCACAGTGGAGGAGGAGGAAACTCTTACCGTAAGGACAGTgtggattattatttttcagtgagTGGACGAGAAAGAAGCAGAAGAGGTGGAGTATCGTATGGCACAGGATTTAGATACACAAATATGGATGGACATGCACCTCATCAGTACCAACACTTATCTGGTTCAGGGTCATCCTCTGGAATGATTTCTACCTACTCTATGGATTATGGCTCCAGCAGTGCATCTGCAGTTGGGGGTAGTAATAGCAGTGGCGCTGGTTCATTTTCTCCTTCCCAGCAATACAGTCTGTCTCATACTGCTTCAGTACAATCAGGTGCTCAAATGCATCAACGGCAGCATGGTCAGAAATATCCCTCACATCAAGGATTGCACCAAGGTCAGCATCACCGGACCTTGCATTACCCTCTTTCTGGAAACAGAATACCCCCTCAATTTGGACACTATGCCCCCCTTAATGCAACCTCAGGCTCTACTGGAATATATAACTCTCCACCGCAAAGATACGAcatgagcagcagcagcagcacggATACCAAAATGAATAACTCTCCCACTCAGTCTAATCCAAATACTCATACAAGTTCATCTGTTTCAAACAGCTGTGAGAATATGGGACAAAACTACTCATCGGTGGCTCATCCGCCATGTTCACCACAATCTCAGTCCCTTAACAAGCACCCCCCCCATTCCCACTGTACCTCTCAGCACATCACTGGAGCTGGTTATGACCCCTCCCTCAAAATGCAGCACCAAGGACACTTGCACACCAAATTGCCCCATTCCTCTGTGTCCTCTAGTCCTGCTCTGCCTTCACACCCCTCTCAAGACCTTGCCAAATCTCCTATGCACTCCCAAAGTCAACAGGCTCACATTCATCAAAATTTCAGTCCCATATCTAATCCCTCTCCTGCTCCGTCTGCAGTACAGTCTCCGAGCTGCAGCTCCTCTTCGTCTCCACTAATGGGGAGTTCTGAAGGAAACAGTGCCACTAATTATCTGCAGCCATCATCATACCCGTCTGTTCCAAATGCTCACAGCAGCCAAAGCCATGGACGTCTTCTGCAGGCCGTACCTCAGCTGAGCCCCACTCCCAATTCAAATAGCAGCATCAGTAGTTGTGGTAGCGGCGTAGGAACCAAAACGGCTGTTTTGAACCACAGTGCAGGGATCGGTCATGCTGCCATGGGTCAGAACCGAATGGGACTTGGTCTTCAGCGTGGTCCAGGGGAAGATGGCTCCCTGTACCCTCATGACAAACTCTTGCAGGACCCTGGTCTAAATAGTCTCAATGCTCTGACCTCTCAAGTGGAAAATCTACATAATACAGTGCAGCACATGCTTCTTACAGACACTGTGCTGCCCCTGAAGAAAAGCAGAGACAGTGCACATCACTTTCAGATGCAGCAAGGATCTCAGTCTTTACCtggcaaccaaaacaaatctGGAAATTCCAGCACCAGTGGTCAGTCCTCAGTGAATGAAGAGAGTTCTGAGATGCTGGAAACAAAAGGGCATCAACAAGTAGAAAATAAGAGAATTAGGCAGGCAAGTGGAACAAGCAATGAATCTGAGCCACAAAGCTACCCATCATCACAGAGTCAGATGCCGTCAGAACCGAGTAAACAAGAATTGGATCTCCAGGTTAACACTGGAGTCATTTCAACAGCTTCAAAACAACCATCCACTAGAGATTCTCAATCAAAGACACCAGAAACCCTGACTCCCTCCTCCTCTTCACCACCATCAGTTCATCCTTCTGCAGAACCCAGCCCAAAACAACCGGTACATCCCCCTGCCCCACTATCTCCTATTCACTCAGCACATCCAAACTGTGTGGGAGAAAAAGATCTTTGTAATGATGATGATAGTGGAATGAAAGGACGACAGATCAAAATGATAAAAGATGAAGAATGTGAAGTTGAAAATGCAGGATCTTCCTGTGATAGAGAAACTTCAGAGAACAGACGGTCAGTCCCTCCCACAAAGGATGCAGCAGAGACAGATGCACAGCATTTTGAAAATCTGagtaaaaatgtgaatgtatCAGAGCAACAAAATTTTGGGGGTGTTGGGGTTATCGTCTCTGCTCGATCTGAAGTGAATACTGAAACAAGCAAGCACACAGGAGCCAGATCACCACATTATGGTGTTTCTCAATACTCAAATAAACGTAGCAATCCTGAGGACCAACGTGATGTGAATGTCTTAAGAGAGACTAGAAATCACAATGGAGAAGGGGAGATGTGCATGGAAACATATGCATCACAATATATTTCCCCTAAACAAGAATTTGGCCAAAGCCCTCAACCCTCAATTCAGTCTCACCCAGcgtcatttaaatacagtaatccTGAGGTACATTATAATGCAGCAAAGAGTAAAGGAAAGTTAGGACTAGCGAGTAGTATGGGCACAAATAGATGCCAGAATTATCATCAGCTGCAGGCCAGCTATGGGTCTATTGACAGGAAGGAGATTGGTGTTTTTGCTATGGAAGGGGGGAGGGCTATTGTCTCAAGAAGCCAAGATAGCAGTTCTCAGTTTCAGCAATCGTTTCCAAGTCTTTTGCAAGAAGTCCTCCAGGGTCATCACTTAGATAGACGCTATGGGCGTCCTGACCAGACATCTAGTGTTCACCAACAACCTCAAGATACATACCAGCACCGTTATCAAACTAGACTACCttacagtatgattgaaatgggCCCTCAAACACTTATAAGTGGACTTAATGTCAAGTTGAATCAAATGGCCTCTGGGAAACCACCAAATTCAAGTCAAAATCAGGGACTGGATAATGATATAGTTTTGGGCCCTCCTCATCCCTCCTGGGATTCTGAAGCACATAAGCCCAATGTGACTCGTGGGATCTCTTTAGAAAAAGGCAAAACCAGTCTGTCTCCCAGCCAGTCCTCCCACATGCAGCAGTCTTTAGATCTCACAACAGGAGCCCCCTCAAAGCACATTAACTTGGCTGACTATTCTTTGCAGAACAGAAAACCATCCAGATACGGTACCTCTCCTTCTGCTGTGGAACAATTGCTTTTACAGGAAGCTGAGCCATTGGCATGTGGTGTAGGTCCTATCAGTCACAATCAATCTCAGACATCCTCATCCTCAGGACGCCGCTCAGTAATCTGTGATGTGTCCCCTTCTCGACGAACAAcaccagaaagagagagaggacacTCCGGGCCCTCTGGACCCTCAGTCATTCAGCAGCCATTTTCGGCATCTGGATCAAATGAACAAGATTGTTGCAAGGAAGAAACAAAAGCAAAGAAAGCACAAAACAAGGAGGACTCAATAAAGACAGAAACTGCAGGTCAGAACACAGATGGTTACTGCAGCACGCCACCCAGTAAGGAATCTAATAAGCCCCTTCATCCCCCTGTAGATGTTGCTTCTGATATAGAAAAGATCAACAGTGCCAAAGGCAACAGAGAACCCACTAGCAACCTGCCATATCTTTTGCAAATGTCCTCAAATCCCTTGTCCTCACCACCAAGGCACCAGTCATTCTCACAGGCTGTTGATGGTTTCAGAGTATATGGTTTCAGTGACACCATGGATGGACCAAAAATGATCTCCCATCCTACACCTCATAAACCATTCCACACAGTATCAGCGTATTCTAAAACCACACAGTCTACTAACAAGTTACAAATGTTTCCACAGAGTTTACCTCCTCATGAGAGACCTGACTGGACTGCTGACAGACAAAGGCTAAGAGGTATGGACAGGCATGTTCCTCAGAGACGTTCTGAAGAAAAGTGCAAATCCCAATCTTCAAGTGATATTCTGCTTAGTCAGCATCACATATCTCGACAGCACTCTTATCCTGGTTCACACTTTGACATGAAAATGTGGGATACTTATCCTGAAAGAGAGGGAGTTGTACAACCCACTGTAGTCCCTTGTGAGCAGGTTGGTTCTCAACCAGTCACAAATGCTGGCCCCAAACTTGGAGAAGAGGACATTTCAGATAAGAGTGTGGAAAACACGGCCAAATCTTTCCACTCATTGGCTCCAGTTGATGCTGTAAGCCCTGCTGGGCACACTGGTAAGACTACCCAAGGAAATCAGCAGGGGCAGAAAGTAACCAAAACCGGAACATTGGCTGAAACCAACCCTTTAATTATGAGAAGGAGAGTTAGATCTTTTATTTCTCCAATTCCAGCTAAGAGGCAGCATCAGGATGTTCCAGGTCAGCGACCAGGATCAGCTTATCACTCCCCACTATCACAATCCCACTCTGAATTGAGACTTGCAACCAACAATTGTTCTGGCAGTACTGACACTCAGCCAAAATTGCCATCTCCTAAAACACAGCATTCTATACCCAGCGCTAATTCACCTCTTCAGTCCAAAGCAAAGTTTCTTTCCCCAAGAAAGGGTCATGGTCTAAAACTTGAGGCGATTGTGCGAAAAATTACTCCCGgtgtgaaaaaaaatgatttcaacaATAGTCAAGTGGGATCTGACTTCTCAGAAGTATCTCATTACGCCTCTGACATACCAGACCCTGAGGGTGGTACATCATTTTCTAGTGTTCCTCAAGGAGAGGAGGCATGTTTATCTTACCTTGATGATTCTCATACTTTAGATGATCTTATGCCATACAGAGCAGTTGAAGATGCATTCTCGTGTGATTCTCAGACTCTCAAACCAGGTACAACAGCTTCTAGCACTAGTGCCCTCAGAAGTTTGCCAAAAGATTTTGACTTTGGATTAGGTGCTGCTGGATCTTCAGGATCATTGGGTGAAAATGTTAAGGATGATTTCACTTTGTTAGGACCCCTTCCACCAGCTCCTCCATTACCTTGTCCTGTACAGGGATCCCCTCCTCCATCTTCTTCTGCATTGTCTGACATACAGCAGTTCACAAACACTTATCAACAGCTGGAAACAAGAAGAGGTGAGCAGTCGGCTGCTAACCTGCTGAGGCAGAAACTTCAAGAGACTGGCATTGGCTTTGATGATTACCCAGGTGGGGAATACTATGGGACCACCACTGGCCATGGTCAGAGCCCTGGGCACCACCTTCTGTCCAGAGCTTCTCAGCACCAGATGACTTCTCTTAGGTTGACCAGTTCAGAGCCTAAAACATCAGAAAGCACTGTCCCCAAAGGTTATTTTCCATCAGGTAAGAAAAAAGGTCGCCCAGTAGGCAGTGTGAATAAGCAGAAACGTGCCCAAGCACAAATTCAGAATCCAGCAACAAGCATACCTGCGGCTTCTCTTCCCTCACCCACAGCTGAACCTCAGTCTGTCCCAATCCCAGACACTGCAAGTGAAGTGCCCCAAGTATCAACACCTCCGGACCAGAAACCTTGTCCATCTTTGGTACCTCCTGCTCAAATCAAGGTGGTGAAAGTGGATATAGAGAGTGAGGAGACCCAGCCAGAGTCAGATGTGAAGCCTGCTAGACATAGACAGAAAAAGGGGAAAGAGGGCAATGAGACTCCTGGCAAtcagagaaggaggagaagaggGATGGCTTCCAATGAAAATCTGGACACTCAGGCGAGCAGTAGGGAAAATATGAGCCTGTGTGGAATATTCTCAGATGCCAGGAATAATGTTTTTGCTCCTTACGTACATGTGGAGAAAAAGATAGCAGAGATTGGGGCTGTCTGTACAATAATTAATGCAGAGGATGAAAAATCAAAAGGTGGAGGCAAAACTGGTCACTTAGGAGTTGATGGCCCATTAAATACCTCTCTGTCATCTCAAATtgtgagaaaagaaaatgaaaatgaaagaacaaaagaaaactgGGTTTCGGAGCCTGTTGATTCTGCCTTGCAGTCAGGGAAGACACTTCCTACATCTGGATATGTTCTGCCAGGACCTGTGATATCAGAGACTGGACACATTGGTCGCCTCCTATGCTGCCTTTGCCAGAAATGGGCCAACTACAAACATCTCGGGGATCTCTATGGTCCTTTTTACCCAGCTGAGTATGCAGCCAAGCTCCCTAAGAATCAACCTCAAGTCCGACAAACCTTGTCCTACCATGGGGCAGCTACAACAGGTTTCAGTATGACATCCATTCCAATAGAAACTACTCCCCAGGATACAAGATTACAGGACCCTCAGAATGTCAAGTCATCTACAGATAGCGATTGCACAGTAAGTCACGCAACAAACTCAACATCCCCAGCCACTACCATAGGCACTGTCTCTCCCAGTATGGGTGAAGAAATGCCTTTCCAGAACGTTAAGACGAGCAGCTCCACCTCAAAGGTAACGGCTCACACCTGGGATCCGGCTGGAGAACTGACAAGCGGGCTGGGCACATCAAAAGCTCAagaactggatggtgaaattgtatTGAAGCAGTTGCATGTCGAAAACACACAGCAAAGGCCCCAGCACAGAAAACTGACATCCCATCCACGCTTCAAAAGAAGACATAAGTCCAGTGAAGATTTACCTCGAACTGTCCCTATCAACAGCAAAGCCTCCCTGCCCTTCCAGCCTCCCCCACCCAGCCTGGACTCTCTGCATCCCATGGCCCAACTGACCCAGCTCCCACTTGTGCCTCTGGACCCCGAGGAGCTGTGGGTGCATGAGGGCTGCATTGTTTGGACCAGTGGCGTATACCTGGTCAATGGGAGACTGTATGGCCTTCAGGAGGCACTAGATGGTGCTAGAGATACA AGCTGCTCTCATTGTGAGATGGTGGGCTCCACGCTTGGCTGCTACAGTAAAGGCTGCACGCTGAGGTACCACTACCTTTGTGCCATAGAAGCAG ATtgctcactaaatgaggacaacTTTTCTCTGAGGTGTCCAAAGCACAAG AGCAACAGAATTGCCAAGCCTGGAGCGGCGTATCTGGAGCAGTCAGAGAGAGGATGA